The window CGCCGCGGTGCTCCAGGTTGCGCAGAACCGTGAGCGCCTGCTCGACCAGCGCGTGGCTCGCCTCGCCGGTGAGGGTGGCCACGAAGCCGACGCCACAGGCGTCGTGCTCGTTGCGGGGGTCGTACATACCCTGCGCAGCAGGGCGAGCATCCATGAAGGACCAGTTCTGGCCATTCGCGGAATGCTGGGACGGCTGGCGCGGCGTACGCATCGGCTCTCCCGTCGTCGTCAGTGGCATTTAGCAGGTGCCGAGGGACGACGTTGGCCCTCTGCGAGTGATCTGCGCTGGGAACTGCGCTGAGATCAAAATTTCGTGCAGGTTACATGATGGAGCGGTTCTCGGGAACCGGATACTCCGTTCCAACATGCGGACGCCGCGGGGTGACGGCGAGGCCGCGCGCAGCGGCCGAAAGTGATGGGGGACCGACAGGGACAAGATCGGTCAGATCGGTGCCTGTCGGACGGTGGCGAGGGGAGCGTCGTCGCCCACCTCGCACAGGTGCGCGGCAGGCACCATTGCCCACAGCGCTTACGGCTCATGCCCGGTGGTTAAGCATTCGAAACCAGCGAGTAACGGCTACTTATGCGGCCCAACGCATAAGTTCCAGTCGCGCTATCCTACGGCCGTTCCGAACAGGCTGCCCAGGGCGTACGTCACACCGGCCGCGGCACCACCCAGGGCAAGTTGCCGCAAACCGCTGTACCACCAGGTCCGCGCGGTCACCTTGGCCACGACGGCACCGCAGGCGAAGAGCCCGAACAACGCGAGCAGCACGGCGGGCCACAGCGCGGTCGCACCGAGCAGATACGGCAGTACGGGGAGCAGGGCGCCCAGCGCGAAGGAGCCGAAGGAGGAAACGGCGGCGACGGTGGGCGAGGGCAGGTCGCCAGGATCGATCCCGAGCTCCTCGCGGGCGTGTATTTCAAGCGCCTGCTCGGGATCCCGGGAGAGCTGCCGGGCAACTTCGTCAGCAAGGTGACTGTCAACCCCACGCGCCCGATAGAGAGCCGCCAGCTCCGCCTCCTCATCCTGCGGATGCTTACGCAGCTCCCGCCGCTCGACATCCAGCTCGGCCTCGACGAGCTCGCGCTGCGAGGCGACGGAGGTGTACTCGCCGGCGGCCATGGAGAAGGCACCGGCGGCGAGACCGGCGAGCCCGGTCAGCACCACGGTCTGATGACTGACCTGCCCACCGGCGACACCGGTCATCAGGGCGAGGTTGGAGACGAGCCCGTCCATGGCACCGAAGACGGCCGGGCGCAGCCAGCCGCCGTTCACATCGCGGTGGGTGTGGTTGTCACGGTGGGCCTCATGGAGTGAGGCCTCGGTCTCGATGATGGCCATGTAGCTGGTCCCCCTCGAACTAAGGAAAGGCTCAGTTTGGACGAGTTCTATTCTTCGACAACCCCCAATCTATGCCGCGCATTCCACCGTCGCCAGCAAGGAAAGGCTGGGCTAACCTGCAGGTTTGCATCTTTGCGCTCATTCGATAGATAGGCCGCACAGATGTCGACCGGGTGACGCTGGGGCGCGTGAGGCTCTCCCGCCTCCCTCCCGTGGGACACATCCGCAAAGGGCTCCGCGCCCTGAGAGCCCCCGGAGGAGAGGCCGCGTATGGCATCGATCGCCTGCATCCCCTCGGTCCCGGCGCCGGGGGACGCCGCCGAACTCCGCGACCGGGCGCGCGGCGCGCTTCTGGGCCTGGCGGTGGGCGACGCGCTGGGCGCCCCGGCGGAGAACATGAAGCCGTCGGAGATCCGAGCGCGCTGGGGCCGCATCACGGGCTACGTCGTCGACACCCCCTCCGGCACTGACGACACGGAGTACGCGATCTTCTCGGGCCTGCTGCTGGCCCGCCACGGCTCGGCGCTCACACCGGCGCATGTGGAAGCGGCGTGGCACGAGTGGATCGCCGACCGCGAAGAGGGCCCGTTCCGAGGCGCCGGCTTCAGCGAGCGCGGCACCCTGGAGAACCTCCGCCGAGGCCTGGCCGCCCCCATCTCGGCCCAGCACCGCCACGCCTGGAGCGACGGCCTGGCCATGCGCGCGGCCCCCTTCGGCGTCTTCGCGGCGGGCCGCCCGGCGGAGGCGGCCCGCCTGGTGGCGATCGACGGCTCGGTGAGCCATGACGGGGAGGGCATCTACGGCGGCCAGGCGGTGGCGGCAGGAGTGGCGGCGGCGATGGCGGGCGCCCCCACGATCGCGGTGGTGGCATCGGCCCTGGCGGTGGTCCCCGACGACTCCTGGACGGCCCGCTCCCTGCGCCGAGCGGTAGCGGTGGCCCACCGAGGCGAACGAGCGGTCCGCTCCGCAGTGGTCATCGGCGGCTACCCCTGGACCGACCTGGCCCCCGAGGCAGTGGCCCTGGCCTTCGGCGCCTACGCGGCGGCGGACGGCGACTTCGTCCACTCGGTCCTGACAGCGGTGAACATGGGCCGCGACGCGGACACGACGGCAGCGGTGGCGGGCGCCCTGGCAGGAGCAACGGAGGGCGCGTCCTCAATCCCAACGGACTGGGCAACAGCAATCGGCCCGGCCCGCGGCACCTGCCTCCCAGCGATGCGCGGCCACCACGTACTGGACGTGGCGGACTTGCTGACGCCGGGGGACTACGTACTGGCGGCGGAGGGGGAGCAATGACACTCAGGCCAGGCATTCCAGCCCGTCCGGCGTTTGAGGACGAGGCCCCTTCAGGGCCGACGGGGGTCCAGGGGGCGGAGCCCCCTGGCGGGGTCGAAGGGGCAGCGCCCCTGGGGAAGGGACGGGTAGGGGCGGCGGGGGCGACAAACCCCCGAAGAACCGAAGGTCTCCTGCTGGGCCTGGCCGCAGGCGACGCCGCCGGCTGGCCCGCCGCCCGCCACCGAGCCGCCCGCATGCCGGAATGGACCCGCCGCCTCACCCGAGAACTCGACACCTTCGCCGAGCAGAACGCCACCACCACCCTCCCCGTCCCCATCGCCCTCAACCAACCCCCCGAACCCCTCCGCCTCGGTCCCTCGGACGACGCGGAATGGGCAGCCTTCGCCGCAGAAGCCGTACTGAGAGCAGGCGACGACACCGCCCTCGGCGACCTCAGCCGCCACCGCCGCATGCGCGCAGCCATCGACCTCACCTGGAACGCCGTAGCCAGCGAGGTAGCCGCCGCAGCAGACCGCGCCCCGGAAATCGAATCCGCCGTCCTCCCCCTCCGCGCCCGCATCTCCGTCCGCGCAGGCCTGGGCAACCTGGCCACCGGCCTACGCCCACCCGCCACCGGCCACGACAACCCCCACTACTTCGACGACGCGGCCTGCATCCGAGCCTGCGTCCTGGCAGTGGCCCACCCCGGAGACCCCCAACTGGCCGCGGAACTCGCCGAGTTCGACGCCCGCTACACCCAGGACGGCGACGGAGTACACGGCGCCCGAGCCATGGCGGCGGCCCTCTCCCTGGCCCTGTCCGGCGCCGACCCGACCACCTGCGTCACAGCCGCCCTCGAAGAACTCCCACCCGAGACCGAGATCGGCCGCAACGCCCGCCACGCCCTCACCCTCGCCCAAGACGCCGACAGCGCCTTCGCACTCATCCCCCACCTGGAACACCAAATCGTCGACCACGTCTACAGCTACGGCATCGCAGCCGCCGAAACCGTGCCGGTAGCCCTCGCCCTCACCACCGCCGCGAACGGCCGCATCGCCGAAGCCGTCCCCGCCGCCGCCTGCCTCTCCCGAGTCGCCGACTCCGCCCCCGCCCTCGTCGGCGCCCTCACCGGCGCCCTCGGCGGCGGCGCCGCGATCCCCGCGTCCTGGCGCGACAGCTGCCGCACCCTCTCCGGCTGCGCCCTCCCCCGCCTCACCGGCACGGACCTCGTGGAACTCGCCGAACTCCTCGAAGCCACGCAACCGGCCGAGGCAGGAGGATGATTCGGCTCATGAAGCCCAAAGCACCAGAAACCAACAAAGAGGCGAGCCTGGACGACCGGATCACCGGAGCACTCGTCGGAGCCGCCGTCGGCGACGCCCTGGGCGGCCCGGTCGAGGGCTACTCCCCCGAGCAGATCGTCGAACGCCACGGCGGCCGGGTGCACGGCATCGTCGGCCCCTGGAACGGCGACGCCTGGCGCACGGCCCGCCCCATCGCGCCGTACCACAAGGGCGACGGCCACATCACCGACGACACCTTGATGACCCACGCCCTGATCAGGGTCTACGCGAAGGTCCGCGACCACCTCGACGCCTACGCCGTCGCCGACCACCTGGTCCCGGACCTGATGACCAACCCGCGCTGGATCCCCGAACTCGAATCCGAGGCCCTCCCCCTCCACCGCATCTTCCTCGCCGAGAAATGGCTGGTGACCCGACTCCACTACGGCCATACAGACCCCCGCGAGGCAGGCACCGGCAACATCGTGAACTGCGGCGCCGCGATGTACATGGCCCCCGTGGGCCTGGTCAACGCGGCCAACCCACCCGCCGCCTACGCCGAGGCCCTCGACATCGCCGGCGCCCACCAGTCGTCGTACGGCCGCGAGGCGGCAGGAGTCTTCGCAGCGGCGGTCTCGGCGGCCTGCACCCCCGGGGCAACCCCGGAGTCGGTGATCGCCACGTGCCTGTCCCTGGCGAAGGACGGCACGCACGAGGCGATCGAGAAGGTCTGCGAAGAAGCCGCCCACCACAGCGAGTTCGAATCGGCCCTGACGCCGCTGCGCAAGGCAGTGGCCCCGTACGACACGGTGGGCCCCGACTACCGCTCCCCCTCCCTGGGCGCCCGCCGCCCCTCCCGCCTGCACGCGATCGAGGAACTCCCCATCGCCCTGGGCATGTTGCTGCTGGCGTCGGGCGACTACCGCCAAGCAGTCCTCGGCTCGGTGAACTACGGCCGCGACTGCGACTCCATCGCCACGATGGCAGGCGCCCTGTCCGGCGCCCTGGGCCACCCGGTCCCCGAGGACTGGTCGAAACAGGTAGCCGACGCCAGCCGCCTGGACCTGTGGGAACCGGCACGCACGCTGACCGAGGTAACCCGCGAGATCTTCGAACAGGACGTACGCCGCCGCCGCGCCCACGAACAGGCACTCACCCAACTCGGAGCCCCGACATGCTCCGCCTGACGTGGGTCCAACCGGAGGACCTGATCGGCCACGAGCTGCGCCAGGCGGCCCAGGACGGCCGAGAACCCTCGAGAATCGCGGCCCGCTGGAAGGCGGCGGGCGGCTTGGAAGCCCCCCTGAGGGCAGGCGCGTCCCCCGACCCGGCGTCGCGCTACCTCCGCCTACTGGCAGAGGACCTGTTGGACGAACTGGCGGACCTGCCGAGCAAGTTGCAGGATCACGAGCCAACTGACCTGGAGAAGATCAAGTCCCGGTGCCCGAACTGGCCGAGCGATCCCACCCCCACAGCACCCCCCACCGAGGCAGGGCTGGAAGCCGCCTGGCTGGGCAGAGCAGTCGGATGCCTGCTGGGCAAACCCGTAGAAAAACTCCCCCTCAAGACCATCCGCAACCTCGCCAAGCCCACCGGCAACTGGCCCCCCACCACCTACTTCACTGCCAAGGGCGTCCCAGCAGACCTCCTCGCCAAACACCCCTGGAACCGCCGCTCGGCATCCACCTCCCTCGCCGAGAACATCGACGGCATGCCCGAGGACGACGACCTCAACTACCCCCTCCTCAACCTGCTCCTCCTCCAACGCCACGGCAAAGACTTCACCACCACGGACGTGGCAACGCTCTGGCTGGACGAACTCCCCGCCGGCCGCACCTTCACCGCGGAGCGCATCGCCTACCGCAACCTCCTCACCGGCCTCGCACCCCCACGCACAGCCGCCCACCGCAACCCCTTCCGCGAATGGATCGGCGCCCTGATCCGCGCCGACATGCACGGCTGGACCAACCCGGGAAACCCGGCGGCAGCCGCGGAACAGGCCCACAGGGACGCCACCCTCACCCACACCGCCAACGGCGTCTACGCGGCGATGTTCATCGCGGCCACCATCGCCCAGGCAGCAACCGGCACCGGCAACATCCACACCTGCCTGGCCACCGGCCTCACGGTCGTCCCCCCGGCCTCCCGCCTCGCCCAGGCCATCGACCACGCCGTACAACTCGCTGAAAAGCACCAGGACTTCGACGCGGTCGTCGACGAACTCCACGCCACCCACACCGAAACCCACTGGGTCCACGCCATCCCCAACACCGCCCTGATCACCGCCGCCCTCACCCACGCCGACGGCGACTTCACCGGCTCCGTCTCCCGTGCGGTGTCCGGCGGTTGGGACACCGACTCCAACGGCGCCACAGCCGGCAGCATCGCCGGACTCCTCGCAGGACACCCCGATGCCCTCCCCGACCACTGGACGACCCCGCTCAAGAACCGTCTGTCCACCTCCGTCGGCGACTTCAACGGCACCGGCTTCGACACCCTGGCCCATCTGACCCACCGGGAGGCAGCCCGCCCATGACCCATATCGCCGTACTCGGCAGCACGAACATGGACCTCGTCGCCTTCGTCGAGAAGGCCCCCCAGCGCGGAGAGACGGTCACCGGCCGCGAGTTCCGTACGATCCCCGGCGGCAAGGGCGCCAACCAGGCCATGGCCGCGGCCCGCGCGGGCGCCACCGTCTCGATGATCGGCGCGGTCGGCAACGACTCCTTCGGCACCCGCCTGCGCTCCACCCTCGAACACTCCGGCGTCGACACCGACCATCTGCGCACCACGGAAGGCCCCTCCGGCACGGCCCACATCGTCGTCGACGACCACGGCGGCAACGCGATCGTGGTGATCCCCGCCGCCAACGGCACCGTCGACCACCTCGCCCCCGGCGACGAGGGCCTCATCGCCTCCGCCGACGCGCTCCTGCTCCAGCTGGAGATCCCGCTCGACGCCGTCCTCGCGGGCGCCCTGGCCGCCCGCGCCCACGGAGTCCGTACGATCCTCACCCCGGCCCCCGCTCAGCCGCTGCCCCTCGAACTCCTCAACGCCACCGACCTGTTGCTCCCCAACGAGCACGAGGCCGCCACCCTCACCGGCCGCACCGACCCGCGCACCGCGGCCCTCGCCCTGCTCGACGAGGTCCCGGAGGTCGTCGTCACCCTGGGCGCGGCGGGCAGCCTGTACGCGGCCCGCGGCGCCGAACCGCTCACGGTCCCCGCGCCCCAGGTCACCGCCGTGGACACCACCGGCGCCGGTGACACCTTCGCCGGAACGCTCG of the Streptomyces sp. NBC_00287 genome contains:
- a CDS encoding ADP-ribosylglycohydrolase family protein, which encodes MASIACIPSVPAPGDAAELRDRARGALLGLAVGDALGAPAENMKPSEIRARWGRITGYVVDTPSGTDDTEYAIFSGLLLARHGSALTPAHVEAAWHEWIADREEGPFRGAGFSERGTLENLRRGLAAPISAQHRHAWSDGLAMRAAPFGVFAAGRPAEAARLVAIDGSVSHDGEGIYGGQAVAAGVAAAMAGAPTIAVVASALAVVPDDSWTARSLRRAVAVAHRGERAVRSAVVIGGYPWTDLAPEAVALAFGAYAAADGDFVHSVLTAVNMGRDADTTAAVAGALAGATEGASSIPTDWATAIGPARGTCLPAMRGHHVLDVADLLTPGDYVLAAEGEQ
- a CDS encoding ADP-ribosylglycohydrolase family protein; the protein is MTLRPGIPARPAFEDEAPSGPTGVQGAEPPGGVEGAAPLGKGRVGAAGATNPRRTEGLLLGLAAGDAAGWPAARHRAARMPEWTRRLTRELDTFAEQNATTTLPVPIALNQPPEPLRLGPSDDAEWAAFAAEAVLRAGDDTALGDLSRHRRMRAAIDLTWNAVASEVAAAADRAPEIESAVLPLRARISVRAGLGNLATGLRPPATGHDNPHYFDDAACIRACVLAVAHPGDPQLAAELAEFDARYTQDGDGVHGARAMAAALSLALSGADPTTCVTAALEELPPETEIGRNARHALTLAQDADSAFALIPHLEHQIVDHVYSYGIAAAETVPVALALTTAANGRIAEAVPAAACLSRVADSAPALVGALTGALGGGAAIPASWRDSCRTLSGCALPRLTGTDLVELAELLEATQPAEAGG
- a CDS encoding ADP-ribosylglycohydrolase family protein, whose translation is MLRLTWVQPEDLIGHELRQAAQDGREPSRIAARWKAAGGLEAPLRAGASPDPASRYLRLLAEDLLDELADLPSKLQDHEPTDLEKIKSRCPNWPSDPTPTAPPTEAGLEAAWLGRAVGCLLGKPVEKLPLKTIRNLAKPTGNWPPTTYFTAKGVPADLLAKHPWNRRSASTSLAENIDGMPEDDDLNYPLLNLLLLQRHGKDFTTTDVATLWLDELPAGRTFTAERIAYRNLLTGLAPPRTAAHRNPFREWIGALIRADMHGWTNPGNPAAAAEQAHRDATLTHTANGVYAAMFIAATIAQAATGTGNIHTCLATGLTVVPPASRLAQAIDHAVQLAEKHQDFDAVVDELHATHTETHWVHAIPNTALITAALTHADGDFTGSVSRAVSGGWDTDSNGATAGSIAGLLAGHPDALPDHWTTPLKNRLSTSVGDFNGTGFDTLAHLTHREAARP
- a CDS encoding VIT1/CCC1 transporter family protein, giving the protein MAIIETEASLHEAHRDNHTHRDVNGGWLRPAVFGAMDGLVSNLALMTGVAGGQVSHQTVVLTGLAGLAAGAFSMAAGEYTSVASQRELVEAELDVERRELRKHPQDEEAELAALYRARGVDSHLADEVARQLSRDPEQALEIHAREELGIDPGDLPSPTVAAVSSFGSFALGALLPVLPYLLGATALWPAVLLALFGLFACGAVVAKVTARTWWYSGLRQLALGGAAAGVTYALGSLFGTAVG
- a CDS encoding ADP-ribosylglycohydrolase family protein, which produces MKPKAPETNKEASLDDRITGALVGAAVGDALGGPVEGYSPEQIVERHGGRVHGIVGPWNGDAWRTARPIAPYHKGDGHITDDTLMTHALIRVYAKVRDHLDAYAVADHLVPDLMTNPRWIPELESEALPLHRIFLAEKWLVTRLHYGHTDPREAGTGNIVNCGAAMYMAPVGLVNAANPPAAYAEALDIAGAHQSSYGREAAGVFAAAVSAACTPGATPESVIATCLSLAKDGTHEAIEKVCEEAAHHSEFESALTPLRKAVAPYDTVGPDYRSPSLGARRPSRLHAIEELPIALGMLLLASGDYRQAVLGSVNYGRDCDSIATMAGALSGALGHPVPEDWSKQVADASRLDLWEPARTLTEVTREIFEQDVRRRRAHEQALTQLGAPTCSA
- the rbsK gene encoding ribokinase is translated as MTHIAVLGSTNMDLVAFVEKAPQRGETVTGREFRTIPGGKGANQAMAAARAGATVSMIGAVGNDSFGTRLRSTLEHSGVDTDHLRTTEGPSGTAHIVVDDHGGNAIVVIPAANGTVDHLAPGDEGLIASADALLLQLEIPLDAVLAGALAARAHGVRTILTPAPAQPLPLELLNATDLLLPNEHEAATLTGRTDPRTAALALLDEVPEVVVTLGAAGSLYAARGAEPLTVPAPQVTAVDTTGAGDTFAGTLAVALAEGRPMPDALAWAAAASALSVQRAGASESMPYRPEIEAQYAS